The genomic stretch TCAATAAAACTTATGACAAGTGTAATCTCGATCGATGATAAAGAATTATCGAAGGATATTGAATTATCTGAAGATATTTTATCCCCTGAAGAATTACCCCCTACTGATTTAATTTATGATGATGGAGAGCCAATGGAAACAAATCACCACCGTATTGCAATGAATTTGCTCATCGATTCTTTAGAAAATTTTTTGATGAAACAACGGAATGATTTTTTTGTAGGCGGTAATATGTTTATCTATTACAGTGCCACTCAAGCTCGAAATCGAGACTTTCGAGGACCAGATTTTTTTCTGGTATTGGATACAGATAATGAAGTTTTACGCAAGGCTTGGGTTGTCTGGAATGAAAACGGACGTTATCCTGATGTAGTTATCGAACTGATGTCACCTTTTACCGCACAAGCGGATAAAAATGAGAAAAAGGATATTTACGAAAAGATCTTTAAAACTAGGTACTTACTATGTTTTTGATCCCTTCGATCGAAATTCTTTGCAGGGATGGCGTTTAAATAACAAAATGAAATATGAAGAAATTGCAGCTAATGAAAAAGGATGGCTTTTATGTGAAAGTGTTGATTTATGGTTAGCACCTTGGGAAGGAGTGATGAAAAGACAAACAGCTCATTGGTTAAGATTTTATGACAAAAATGAGAATCTTGTCTTATTACCTTCGGAAGAAGCACAACAGGAAGCACAATTAGCACAACAAGAGGCACAACTAGCTCAAGAAAAATATGAGCGTTTAGCCACAAGATTAAGGGAGTTAGGGGAAAATCCTCAAGATTATCTTTAAAAATTAGGAATTAGGAATTAAAAATTAATCAGTTATTTATTGTTTTTTTTCGTTGAAAATCATTTTTACTCCCCCTTCAGGGCTTAAAACAACTCCTCTTCTTTTAGGTTTTAATGTTTTATTTTCTGCTAACTTTAAATCATATTTAGTGATAATATGAGCGATCGAAAGTTTCATTTCATACAAAGCTAAAACCTCCCCTAAACAACGTCTTACACCACCACCAAAAGGCATAAATTCATAGGGGGAATATTGACGATTTAAAAATCTTTCGGGAATAAATTTATCTGCTTCGGGATATAAGTCTTCTCGGTGATGGGTTAAATAAATACATCCCAAAAGTACCGTATCTTTAGGAATTTTTTGATCTAATAATTCTGTATCTCTCATCACCTGTCGGGGAAAAGTCAACATTGCGACAGGATGTATTCTTAAAGTTTCGTTGCACACTGCGGTTAAATAGGGTAACTTAAAAATAGTCTCACCTCTTCGATCGTGATTTTCTGATAATTCTGTGAGTAATTTTGTTTTAATATCAGGTTGACGGTGTAACCAGTACAATGTCCATGTCATGGCGATAGCCGTTGTCTCATGGCCTGCAAACAACATTAACATTAATTCATCTCGTAATTCTTGATCACTCATGCCTTTTCCCTCTTCATCTACGGCAGTTAAAAGAGTGGAAAGAATATCTGTTCTATTGGTGTTATTTTCTTGACGACGGAGGTTAATTTCACTATGAATTAACTCATCTAATTGCATCCTAGTACGAATAAAACCACCCCAAGGACTCCATGCACCAAAATCTTTTTTTAACCAATCATAAAACAAAAAGCTAATATTAATGGGATTGTTAAATCGATCGAGAATAGCTTTTATTAACTCTTTCATTTTCTCAAATCGATCGCCTTCTGACAAGCCAAAAACAATTTTTACGATGACTTGTAAAGATATTTCCTGCATCAATTCTCTGGCAATAAAAACTTCTCCCGGTTTCAATTGATTAAAAATATTTTCAGTAATTTCTGTAATTAAATTACTATAAATTTGCATTCTTTCCCCATGAAAAGAAGGCATCAATAATTTTCTTTCTCGTTTATGATTTTCCCCGTCTAAAGATAACAACGAAGAAAAACCGACTACGGGAGTTAAAATATTATTTAATTGACCATTCGCAAAAAATTGTTGTCGATCGTTAGTTAAAATTTGTTGTATAGCTTGGGGATGAGTAACAAAAACTAATGAACCACTACCTAAACCGGAAACTGTCGCTGTAAAAATGTCAGGATGTTGATTATAAGCATTCTTTAAGTATCCCACAGGATCGAGTATCCATTTAATTTTTTGTTGAATAACAGAAGTTGTTAAAGGGTTTATTTGTGACATATTATTCTTTTGAAATAATTTATTTAACTACTTTAAGCCACTTTTTCAAAAATGGACAATGAACAATAAACAATTGGGAACTTTCATCTTTAGATGTTTAAGAAAATTCAATATTTTATCTTTTGTAAATGTACTAAAATATCTATTAATTAAATTAAAAATATCCAATAATATTCTAATCTCTTTTATTTTACCATTTGATAGACGTAAAACCTAATTTGATAATGAGTAAAAAGTTTTAACACATAATCTAAATCTAACTCAGAAAAACATTCATTATCGTCAAATTTTAATAATTGATAAGCAAATATTGATTATTCACCATTTTTCCCTGACAATAAATAGTTGATTATTGGATAAAGAATGAGATTATGACATCAACTACGATCAAATCAAAAAATAATTTAACTACAAAATTAATTAATGGGTTACTAAATATTAAACCCTTAGCAGAATTTGCCAAAACCCAAGCAAGAAAAATGATCATCAAACGAGCCAATTTTATTGGAGTACCTTGGGAAAACAATGTTAAACATCTGGAAAATCATGATTGGCAAGAGGAAATTAAAGCAGTAGAAAATCCTAATATTAACTATCCTTCTTACTATTTAACATCCTTTCATGCTTATGAAAAAGGAAATATGAGTTGGGATGCCGCTTGGGAGTTAGAATCTGCCGCCTATAGTGTTCATTCTACTATTTACTCGAAAATCCCTCAACTTGATGGCGATCGAAATCTGAGAAAAAGCTATCATGAATTTTTACAAACCCAACTCCCTTCTAATCCTGACAATATTTTAGATATTGGTTGCGGTGTAGGATTGAGTACATTTGCTTTACAAGAAACCTATCCTAATAGTAATATTTCTGGATTAGACTTATCCCCTTACTTTTTAGCTGTTGCCAAATATCAAGCAAAACAAAAAGGAAAATCAATTAATTGGATTCATGACGCAGGAGAATATAATAATTTACCACTAGAATCTTTTGATTTAATTTCTACTTTTTTAATGTTCCATGAATTACCACAATTTGCTGCCGAAAATATTATTTCCCATAGCAATAAATTACTAAAAAAAGGTGGTTTTTTTGCCCTTATGGATATGAATCCTCAATCAGAAAATTATAAAAAAATGCCTCGTTATGTCTTTACTTTATTAAAAAGTACTGAACCTTATTTAGATCAATATTTTACTTTAGATATAGAATCTATGTTTATTAAATGTGGATTTTCAACACCTAAAATAGTATCTATTAGTCCTCGACATCGTGCTATTATTGCTCAAAAAATATAGTTTAAAATAGTTAACTTTCTAAAATATAGACTCTCAAATTTTCTTAACTAATACCTTTTCAAAAATACAATATCTAATACTTAAAAATGAAAGTTACTCCTACAAAAATTCCAGAAATTTTAATTATTGAACCTCAAGTATTTACAGATGATCGAGGTTTTTTCTTTGAGAGTTTTAATAATAAATCTTTTCAGGAAAAAATAGGATTAAATATCAATTTTGTCCAAGATAATCATTCTCGATCGAGTCAAAATGTATTAAGAGGATTACACTATCAAATTAATGTGCCCCAACTAAAATTAGTAAGAGTAGTATGTGGAAAAATTTTAGATGTAGCAGTGGATATTAGACAATCTTCTCCTACTTTTAAGCAATGGGTAGGAGTAGTTTTAAGTGACGAAAATAAGAAACAATTATTAATACCAGAGGGATTTGCTCATGGTTTTTTTGTATTGTCAGAAAGTGCTGATGTTTTGTATAAAACTAATAAATTTTATGTAGGAAAATACGATCGATCTATTCGTTGGAATGATCCAAATATTAACATTAATTGGAATATAAAAATTCTCCCTATACTATCAAAAAAAGATGAAAATGCACCCTTTCTTAAAGATGCAGAAATTTTTGTTTAGTTATTAAAAGTATTTTAGATTTTTAAAGAGTTTAAATACTATTTTATAAATAACTAATTTACGATAAATCTAATAACCAATAACCAATGACTAATTAAATATTTTATCATTAAATAATGCTAGTTAAATTTACCAAGAATCAGCAATATATTTTAGATTTATTAGAACAGTTAAAGACAGAAATTAGTGCTCAAGATTTACACATTAAACTCCGAGAGAATGATTTAAAAATTGGATTGGCTACCGTTTATAGGACTCTAAAACTTTTACATTTAGAAGGCATTATTCAGGAAAGAATTAATACCAGTGGAGAGTGTTTATATGAATTAATTAAAGATAGTCATTCCCATCATTTAAACTGTATTAATTGTGGTCGATCGATTATTATAAGAGAAGAATATTGTCCTATTAATCAAAATTTAACTAATTGGTGTTTATCACAAAATTTTAAGTTATATTATCACACTTTAGAATTTTTTGGTTTGTGTGAAAATTGTCAAAATGAAATAGAAAGTACGGATTTATAAACTATAGCGTTTCCCATAGTTATGAGGTACGGGTAGATCTTTGAAACCTTGAAACCTATTGCCCTTGGGAAATAAGTGGGGAGCAGGTCAAATTTGCCGAACAAAAAAACTACTTGACAAAAGAACTAAAATGGTTTTTGGTTAACTAAATTAATCTTAATTCTCTTATTTTCTTTAAAAATGATCCCTGAACAACAAGCACAACTGAATCTACATATTCGAGCTATTGCCAATATTCTTTATCAACAATCTGATGTTAATCAACTTCATAATTTGGCTACTATAGAAAAAACTATTCGAGAACAAACCCTTAAATATATTACTCCACAAATAGGATTTTTTTTATCCAAAACATCACAAACACCCAATCGGGAAGAACCCGAAACATCAGAAGTATAATTGGGGAATTACCCATTACTGAAAAACAAGCCATTAGATTAAATTTAAAAACAAATCAAAGAATTAGTCCTTACCTGGAAAAATGCTGCTCCCAGAGCGAGTGCTAATATTTCTGATGAAAATGCTGCCCAAGACGTGGAGTTTTATACAGCCATGAAAATATCTGGGAGAACTCAACAAAGAATTGTACATCGTTATCAATTTCCAGAAATAGCCACGGAGCAACACATAGAAGAAATTAGCCTTGATGGTGGCAAAGTGAGATTAAGAACAGAACAAAAAGGTGAAAGTTGTGTTTGGCGAGACTATAAAGCAATTTGCGTCAATCAGCAAGAAAGAAAAGCTTGGTTTGCACAAAATGAAGAATTAATAGATTGGGTTAATCAACAAAAATTGTCAGAACCATTAACTTGTTTAGGGGATGGACATTCTGGTATTTGGAAAATAATCAAAGAATTTAACGCTCCTGGAGAAAAAAGAGAAATACTTGATTGGTATCATTTGATGGAAAACTTAAACAAAGTGGGAGGAAGTAGGAAAAGATTAAAGGAAGCAGAAAATTTGCTTTGGTGTGGGAAAATAGATGAAACAATCACATTAATGTCACAGGTGAAGAAAAAAAAAGCAGAAAATTTCTGTAACTATTTGGAGACTCATAGAGAGCGGATTGTTAACTACGGTTATTATCAGGAAGAACAAATTTGTTCTATTGGTTCAGGAGCGGTAGAATCAACGGTAAAGCAAATAGATAGGCGACTCAAAATTTCAGGTGCACAATGGAACAAAGAAAACATCGCTCAAGTACTCAAACATAGATGTGCATATCTCAATAATTGTCTTTAATCAGTCAATAGTACTTTTGTTTCGCATAACTGACTTGCTCCCGTTGATAATTCTCAATTATTGTATGATATTTGTTAAAAGTTCTTTTAAATTTTGACAATTTAAGTAAATGTCTTCTAGTCTGGAGTCAGGATATAGCAATTGATGAAAGTGTTTACTACCAATAATTTCTCCTGTTAAATAATAGTAATCTAAGTTAACTAAATTACTCACTAACCAATAACAAGGATAAACATAATTAGGGGCAAAAATCTCTATTACTTTTGTTGTGGGTTGACAAAAAACAAGATTACTTAAGCCACTACCATGAGGAGAAATTACTATTTCCGCTTGAGATAACAATTCTCCTTGCTGTTTAACCGATAATAATTCTAAATTTACTACCTCAAAATTATATTCTAAGAGTAAATTAATTATTTCTTGTTCATTAATTAAGCGTCGATTACTAGATTTATTTCTACTAATATATAATCTTTTGTTTGATTTATTATCGATTATTTTATTTTCTAAAATTTTATCTCGTAAATATTGACAACTCCAAGGAGGCATCCATGCGATCGAGCCGGGAAAAGAAGGTACAATTAGATTACTTGCCTGTAGATATATAGGTAAAGATAAAGGTAAAATTTTATCAGAAGGAATACCGAAAATTTCTAAAGTTTCTTTTTGATAATTAGTCCGATTATCAACTAAAAAATAATCTACTTTAGTTAAGTCTATTTGTGCTAATTCTAGTAAATAAATTCTTGGTAAAATATCAAATAACCAATGAAAATAAATGTTATTTAATAATCCTGCTAACACAACTACTGTTCCTTTTATTAATTTAATTGGAGGTAAAAAATTAGTTTGAAAAATAGAATGTTTACTAGGATGACTATCTGGATGATTTGGACTTAAAGCAGGAGATTCAGGAGAAAGATCACCAATCAAATAATTTTCAGGAGTAATTATAGCACTACTCGCTTCATCTTCTCGGAGATAAAAAAAACCATTATGAGTATTAATAACAAAGGTTTTAGGTAACTCTATTGTTGAAGGAAAATAAAAACTAGGATGGAGATTTTTAATACTATTTTTTGGTGGTTTTAAACGTAAAATATTATCTAAATCAATTTTCTTATAAGTAACATTGTCTGTAGATTTTTTTGTCGCCCAATCTAATGCTTTCTCATAGTATTTTTGTGGTTTGTTAAATGAAGTGTTAATTTGATCATTAAATGATTTTTTTTGATTAA from Geminocystis sp. NIES-3709 encodes the following:
- a CDS encoding Uma2 family endonuclease, which translates into the protein MTSVISIDDKELSKDIELSEDILSPEELPPTDLIYDDGEPMETNHHRIAMNLLIDSLENFLMKQRNDFFVGGNMFIYYSATQARNRDFRGPDFFLVLDTDNEVLRKAWVVWNENGRYPDVVIELMSPFTAQADKNEKKDIYEKIFKTRYLLCF
- a CDS encoding cytochrome P450, translating into MSQINPLTTSVIQQKIKWILDPVGYLKNAYNQHPDIFTATVSGLGSGSLVFVTHPQAIQQILTNDRQQFFANGQLNNILTPVVGFSSLLSLDGENHKRERKLLMPSFHGERMQIYSNLITEITENIFNQLKPGEVFIARELMQEISLQVIVKIVFGLSEGDRFEKMKELIKAILDRFNNPINISFLFYDWLKKDFGAWSPWGGFIRTRMQLDELIHSEINLRRQENNTNRTDILSTLLTAVDEEGKGMSDQELRDELMLMLFAGHETTAIAMTWTLYWLHRQPDIKTKLLTELSENHDRRGETIFKLPYLTAVCNETLRIHPVAMLTFPRQVMRDTELLDQKIPKDTVLLGCIYLTHHREDLYPEADKFIPERFLNRQYSPYEFMPFGGGVRRCLGEVLALYEMKLSIAHIITKYDLKLAENKTLKPKRRGVVLSPEGGVKMIFNEKKQ
- a CDS encoding class I SAM-dependent methyltransferase, whose protein sequence is MTSTTIKSKNNLTTKLINGLLNIKPLAEFAKTQARKMIIKRANFIGVPWENNVKHLENHDWQEEIKAVENPNINYPSYYLTSFHAYEKGNMSWDAAWELESAAYSVHSTIYSKIPQLDGDRNLRKSYHEFLQTQLPSNPDNILDIGCGVGLSTFALQETYPNSNISGLDLSPYFLAVAKYQAKQKGKSINWIHDAGEYNNLPLESFDLISTFLMFHELPQFAAENIISHSNKLLKKGGFFALMDMNPQSENYKKMPRYVFTLLKSTEPYLDQYFTLDIESMFIKCGFSTPKIVSISPRHRAIIAQKI
- the rfbC gene encoding dTDP-4-dehydrorhamnose 3,5-epimerase, coding for MKVTPTKIPEILIIEPQVFTDDRGFFFESFNNKSFQEKIGLNINFVQDNHSRSSQNVLRGLHYQINVPQLKLVRVVCGKILDVAVDIRQSSPTFKQWVGVVLSDENKKQLLIPEGFAHGFFVLSESADVLYKTNKFYVGKYDRSIRWNDPNININWNIKILPILSKKDENAPFLKDAEIFV
- a CDS encoding Fur family transcriptional regulator; translated protein: MLVKFTKNQQYILDLLEQLKTEISAQDLHIKLRENDLKIGLATVYRTLKLLHLEGIIQERINTSGECLYELIKDSHSHHLNCINCGRSIIIREEYCPINQNLTNWCLSQNFKLYYHTLEFFGLCENCQNEIESTDL
- a CDS encoding glycosyltransferase 61 family protein, with amino-acid sequence MNKYQELAIKNFFIQEQYQNSIEYLENILIDNDDNNLYKIYLALAYFCLDNEEYYQTILLDLLLNSSEFDLIVIAQKIFDIAQIKLHQQNISLAIKLYQQGLEINPQYIPAYTNLAQLFIIQNNLDSAVSLWQELILTQPNLIISYENLGLLWQNIYEYKNAIEIYQQGLNIENDNLNILSNLAYCYLKNNQIILAQESLEKIVIIAPNYTQVYGELGYIYLLQNKLNLSIELWQKLINSQLPMIDEYLNWYSQNIKSSSNNANSIELNRNLIIALKNNNQEEILINIAHLLFNQKNYFLAINYYQQALQKNIESESIYYHLILSLFYTEKIHLIDEYLNKLDRIDKEKSQAISLLINQKKSFNDQINTSFNKPQKYYEKALDWATKKSTDNVTYKKIDLDNILRLKPPKNSIKNLHPSFYFPSTIELPKTFVINTHNGFFYLREDEASSAIITPENYLIGDLSPESPALSPNHPDSHPSKHSIFQTNFLPPIKLIKGTVVVLAGLLNNIYFHWLFDILPRIYLLELAQIDLTKVDYFLVDNRTNYQKETLEIFGIPSDKILPLSLPIYLQASNLIVPSFPGSIAWMPPWSCQYLRDKILENKIIDNKSNKRLYISRNKSSNRRLINEQEIINLLLEYNFEVVNLELLSVKQQGELLSQAEIVISPHGSGLSNLVFCQPTTKVIEIFAPNYVYPCYWLVSNLVNLDYYYLTGEIIGSKHFHQLLYPDSRLEDIYLNCQNLKELLTNIIQ